GAGTCGTTGTGCCCCGGAATAACCAGGTTGGTCAGCTCGACCCACACGTCGGTGTGGTTGCAGAGGTACGAGATGGTCTCGAGCGTGACCGCCAGCGAGCTGCCGGTGAGGTGCCGGTAGAAGTCCTCGTCGAACGCCTTGAGGTCGACATTGACGGCGTCGATGTGCCTGAACATCTCGACGCGTGGTTCGGGGCATACGTAGCCGGCGGTGACCCCGACCGTCTTGATCCCCCGTTCCCGGCAGGCGATAGCTGTGTCGTTGGCGTATTCCAGGAAGATCACCGGATCGTTGTAGGTGAAAGCAACGCTGGTGCATCCCAGCTCGACCGCTGCCTCGGCTATCGCTCGAGGTGTGGCCGCCGATCCCAAGGAATGAATCTGTTTCGACTTGGAGATGTCCCAGTTCTGGCAAAAGCGGCAGACCAGGTTGCAGCCGGCGGTGCCGAACGACAGCACTGGTGTGCCGGGATAGAAGTGGTTGAGGGGCTTCTTCTCGATTGGGTCGATGCAGTAGCCGCTCGATCGCCCATAGGTGGTCAGAACGATTCCGTCGCTGGCCGGGTCGGGGCTGCGGCCCCGCACAAAACACACCCCGCGTTGGCCCTCGTGG
Above is a genomic segment from Acidimicrobiales bacterium containing:
- the amrS gene encoding AmmeMemoRadiSam system radical SAM enzyme, which produces MSEPIVLDDGFTVPTRYWHRLADGRVQCDVCPRACKLHEGQRGVCFVRGRSPDPASDGIVLTTYGRSSGYCIDPIEKKPLNHFYPGTPVLSFGTAGCNLVCRFCQNWDISKSKQIHSLGSAATPRAIAEAAVELGCTSVAFTYNDPVIFLEYANDTAIACRERGIKTVGVTAGYVCPEPRVEMFRHIDAVNVDLKAFDEDFYRHLTGSSLAVTLETISYLCNHTDVWVELTNLVIPGHNDSDDEISAMCDWVVDEVGPDVPIHFSAFHPDFRMLDTPPTPPETLARARSIALESGIHHAYTGNVHDADGDTTWCPACGAAVIVRDWYQIRSHQITDDGRCGACGHVIHGRFDGPPGNWGRRRQPVSIEGRGS